The proteins below are encoded in one region of Phaeodactylum tricornutum CCAP 1055/1 chromosome 3, complete sequence:
- a CDS encoding predicted protein — protein MPSSLEEAEHFIGHFDDYAATIRQPDLRLSSDPFDLSLSTNLGTSSAKDPSRLSARSFTSDNNNKARNPTSVAVTRSALIEYPLRLSNEKGFQTVKGQRMSLDSRFPLIFGPVLGNGRGNWSGSIGASSVAKGSTGFLTGTLAGRYQFSNNLGFVESGISTVGDHKEIKIGGSTDIGFSKSTFSSIDISTPMNQQPTCKADVSISRKLSESYTLKGTVSLDQRLCSSAAVSTGVTINAHTQHPWRLSAGWSKTCFPFLSFSVSPRTSAKRSFNLSTRWSGGSGLNVGFSLSQKLQRAICISMGILRTFKGLTWTLVWSDADLTVRIPIILDAGHINPWFTTMEAFYAIVLSHALQETISRVFNELNGNQTTAGRDVKRGQTGMKSRAQAIQQQKLMESRAVARVRQETKENGLVIQKAIYYISGGDSFDVTVPMQFWVSESSIKLADVSKKNLLGFCPLEFPGQTEKEAAYGEDLGK, from the exons ATGCCCTCGTCACTGGAGGAAGCAGAACATTTCATAGGTCATTTTGACGATTATGCGGCTACAATTCGACAGCCAGACTTAAGACTTTCCTCTGACCCTTTCGATCTCAGTCTCTCTACAAATCTCGGTACGAGCAGTGCCAAGGACCCTTCCCGACTGTCGGCTAGGTCTTTTACATCCGACAATAATAACAAGGCCCGAAATCCTACATCCGTGGCTGTGACGCGTTCTGCGTTGATCGAGTATCCTTTGCGCCTCTCCAACGAAAAGGGCTTCCAAACTGTCAAAGGGCAGCGCATGTCACTGGATTCCCGTTTCCCGTTAATTTTCGGTCCAGTACTTGGAAACGGTAGAGGTAACTGGAGTGGGTCTATTGGGGCAAGCTCCGTCGCAAAAGGCAGTACCGGATTTTTGACAGGAACTTTGGCTGGTCGGTATCAGTTCTCCAACAATTTGGGTTTTGTGGAGAGTGGGATTTCTACAGTGGGCGACCACAAGGAAATTAAGATAGGAGGATCGACTGATATTGGCTTTTCAAAATCCACTTTCTCCAGTATCGACATTAGTACTCCAATGAATCAGCAGCCTACATGCAAAGCCGACGTTTCCATTAGTCGAAAACTGAGTGAGTCCTATACGCTCAAAGGAACTGTATCTTTGGACCAGAGGTTATGTTCTTCCGCTGCTGTATCTACAGGCGTCACGATAAATGCACATACCCAGCACCCTTGGAGGCTTTCGGCAGGCTGGAGCAAAACCTGCTTTCCGTTCTTGTCGTTCTCGGTTTCGCCACGAACGTCAGCAAAGCGCTCATTCAATTTATCGACTCGATGGTCGGGAGGATCCGGATTGAACGTAGGTTTTTCGCTGTCGCAAAAACTGCAACGGGCGATATGTATCAGTATGGGTATTCTACGCACATTCAAGGGATTGACATGGACGTTGGTCTGGTCCGATGCTGACTTGACAGTGCGCATACCGATCATTTTGGATGCTGGACACATCAATCCATGGTTCACTACCATGGAAGCCTTTTACGCCATTGTCTTAAGCCACGCTTTACAAGAAACCATTAGTCGTGTCTTTAATGAACTCAATGGAAATCAAACCACTGCAGGTAGAGATGTAAAGCGAGGACAAACAGGGATGAAATCGCGGGCCCAGGCGATACAGCAGCAGAAGCTAATGGAATCACGAGCGGTCGCCCGCGTCCGACAAGAAACAAAGGAGAATGGACTGGTGATCCAAAAGGCTATTTACTATATTTCGGGTGGTGATAGCTTCGATGTAACTGTTCCAATGCAGTTCTGGGTGTCCGAATCCTCAATTAAATTGGCAGATGTATCCAAGAAGAATCTGCTGGGATTTTGCCCCTTGGAGTTTCCCGGACAAACCGAGAAAGAAGCT GCTTATGGAGAAGACCTAGGGAAGTGA
- a CDS encoding predicted protein, producing MASVRTESGLYVYVEPKERWVSRRTVFQSTIAASVSIVSMSGQFVLADEVEESSVLPQTTTRPYAPTEFLMPAVRVQHVIERAYDLATSLQVPSSPDPQAALTELEFLLLTPQNYTSSVLNTIAIQPAPQYIESYKRKRQELSLLEQPGAAMVQNGEIDTWKRLKRQERARENTDEIRAALNVYTANLNFNADSYIFNESKALKSKLIREDKLPDVKTVIASDMGMRYLYRNQVLTAMDEARAELRYQLTLSSNAMDVADLVELLEKARNALDTWLSLIDPPDLREAQHALAMAT from the coding sequence ATGGCATCGGTCAGAACGGAATCGGGTCTATATGTCTACGTTGAGCCGAAAGAAAGATGGGTTTCTCGACGCACTGTTTTTCAATCCACAATAGCTGCTAGTGTTTCGATTGTCTCGATGTCGGGACAGTTCGTGCTGGCCGACGAGGTTGAAGAATCTTCCGTTCTGCCTCAAACGACGACCCGCCCTTACGCACCGACTGAATTTCTAATGCCTGCAGTTCGAGTCCAACACGTGATCGAACGAGCTTACGACTTGGCCACATCGCTCCAAGTACCAAGTTCGCCTGATCCGCAAGCAGCTTTGACCGAACTCGAATTTCTGTTGTTGACACCCCAAAACTACACCAGCTCTGTTCTAAACACCATTGCAATTCAACCCGCTCCGCAATACATCGAAAGCTAtaaacgaaagcgacaaGAACTTTCGTTGCTGGAACAGCCGGGAGCGGCCATGGTACAGAATGGAGAGATTGACACCTGGAAACGCCTCAAAAGACAAGAGCGGGCTCGAGAAAACACGGATGAAATCAGGGCAGCCCTCAACGTTTATACAGCCAACCTAAATTTCAATGCCGACTCATATATTTTCAACGAATCCAAGGCACTCAAATCGAAACTCATTCGGGAAGACAAACTTCCCGACGTCAAGACTGTTATCGCATCCGATATGGGGATGCGTTATCTGTACCGCAATCAAGTCTTGACGGCAATGGATGAAGCGCGAGCAGAATTGCGCTACCAGTTGACGCTGTCTTCAAATGCGATGGATGTGGCTGATTTGGTGGAGTTGCTAGAAAAGGCACGGAACGCGTTGGACACTTGGCTTTCACTTATTGATCCTCCTGACCTTCGTGAAGCACAACATGCACTAGCGATGGCTACATAA
- a CDS encoding predicted protein: MSERKTPAVQALLAFAVLVLVVAGIPTSVDGVIRQEGSARASRFEPGPILYRRKTWELQQTRSLHLPRGGSDDEFSDAASSDDDDGVALASNGRTVLNLPKKVAVFFGKVTLGSIKALGRGLQAAFQGSDEGEDVELGIATQIFRGLKRMVSAAWNSPGTAKDDAEDKDEAAEKAKKSSPKGAKSVVAKTRTRNSDFGEFLSSSYRVNSSRAEVERPSPVLGGNIVDALKASRANGRLLLVLIPASKPGELQADTGVIEAFLSAEVSSVAEKKARKGQTTGSFTLWSAKAGSPEAIAAIKRLKAQPTGSKGQKRPILVVAYLAQVIDKQGISRMVPRLLAQHHCSPPPSAEMMVAWLNALRKRHAKQYTMMHTELRELGLHKERVEGYKGSVQSDIGRQERELQKREERLARENAEKKRQAAVQERRQMLLESLPNEPGSEVADAKTVALRFSDGRSGRRRFASSEALGTIFDWVDAMFDLERETVVLTTMNGQNSFTYDVSEMTLAEAGLSKMIGLRVSRITLDSKGDED, encoded by the coding sequence ATGTCCGAGCGGAAAACGCCGGCGGTACAAGCATTACTCGCTTTTGCCGTCTTGGTCTTGGTGGTTGCCGGCATCCCAACTTCCGTTGATGGAGTGATCCGCCAAGAAGGTTCCGCCAGGGCGTCTCGTTTCGAACCTGGTCCCATTCTGTACCGGAGGAAGACCTGGGAGCTGCAGCAAACGAGAAGTCTACACCTGCCGAGAGGAGGTAGCGACGATGAATTTTCTGACGCAGccagcagcgacgacgatgacggcgTCGCACTTGCTTCGAATGGAAGAACTGTCCTGAATCTTCCCAAAAAAGTGGCTGTCTTTTTCGGAAAGGTCACCTTGGGATCGATTAAAGCACTTGGCCGGGGCCTACAGGCAGCTTTTCAAGGTAGCGACGAAGGGGAAGACGTCGAATTGGGTATCGCAACTCAGATCTTTCGAGGACTCAAGAGGATGGTGTCGGCTGCCTGGAATTCTCCTGGTACTGCGAAGGACGATGCAGAAGACAAAGACGAGGCAGCAGAGAAAGCAAAGAAATCATCTCCAAAAGGAGCGAAATCGGTAGTCGCTAAAACTCGGACTCGCAACTCGGACTTTGGAGAGTTtctctcgtcgtcgtaccgAGTTAATAGCTCTCGAGCCGAGGTGGAGCGGCCGTCTCCAGTATTGGGCGGCAACATAGTTGATGCACTCAAGGCATCTCGAGCCAACGGTCGCCTGTTATTAGTATTGATTCCCGCTTCAAAACCTGGAGAGCTACAGGCCGATACCGGAGTGATTGAGGCCTTCCTTAGTGCCGAAGTATCCAGCGTCGCGGAAAAGAAGGCCCGTAAGGGCCAAACGACCGGCTCCTTCACGCTTTGGAGTGCCAAGGCAGGATCTCCTGAAGCTATCGCCGCAATTAAACGCTTAAAAGCGCAACCCACAGGCAGCAAAGGTCAAAAGAGACCAATTCTTGTCGTCGCGTACCTAGCACAGGTCATTGACAAGCAGGGCATCTCTAGAATGGTACCTCGACTCTTGGCCCAACATCACTGCAGCCCACCTCCCTCAGCCGAAATGATGGTAGCATGGCTCAATGCCCTTCGTAAGCGACACGCCAAACAGTATACTATGATGCATACAGAACTGCGAGAACTGGGCTTGCACAAGGAACGTGTTGAGGGCTACAAAGGTAGTGTACAAAGTGATATTGGTCGTCAGGAACGGGAGCTTCAAAAAAGAGAAGAGCGTCTTGCTCGAGAGAACGCagaaaagaaacggcaagcTGCGGTACAGGAACGACGGCAAATGTTGCTGGAGTCGCTGCCCAATGAGCCCGGATCTGAAGTTGCGGATGCCAAAACTGTCGCGTTACGGTTTTCCGATGGCCGGTCCGGGCGAAGGCGTTTCGCGTCGAGCGAGGCGCTAGGAACTATTTTTGACTGGGTTGATGCCATGTTCGACTTAGAACGGGAAACGGTGGTACTTACCACCATGAACGGCCAAAATTCATTTACATACGATGTCAGCGAAATGACACTAGCCGAGGCTGGACTCTCCAAAATGATCGGGCTTCGTGTGTCCCGAATCACGTTGGATTCCAAAGGCGACGAAGATTGA
- the Prk gene encoding phosphoribulokinase (Phosphoribulokinase, chloroplast enzyme, Calvin cycle), translated as MKFAVFASLTATAAAFAPTAFVPSNLRGVAPSASSLNMALKEGQTPIIIGVAADSGCGKSTFMRRLTNIFGGDVVGPLGGGFDKGSWETNTLVSDLTTVICLDDYHLNDRAGRKVTMRTALDPEENNFDLMYEQVKALKDGKTVEKPIYNHVNGTLDTPETIEPTPIIIFEGLHPMHDKRVLDLLDFSLYLDISDDVKLNWKVQRDMEERGHSMESILASIEARKPDFDAYIDPQKQLADLIIEVLPTRLDQDDKKTLRVRCIQKEGVENFDPCFLFDEGSSIEWTPAPTKLSSPAPGIKLAYYPEEFFGKDAQVLEMDGNFDNIQELVYVESALSNTKTKFYGEMTQAMLALATAPGSNNGTGLMQTLAAFAIRDIYEKKTAAAKAKAGVSAAAA; from the coding sequence ATGAAGTTTGCTGTCTTTGCCTCTCTCACCGCAACAGCGGCTGCCTTTGCACCGACAGCGTTCGTGCCGTCGAACCTGCGCGGTGTGGCCCCGTCCGCGAGTAGCCTGAACATGGCTCTCAAGGAGGGACAGACACCCATCATTATCGGTGTAGCGGCCGATTCGGGCTGCGGAAAGTCCACTTTCATGCGTCGTCTAACCAACATCTTTGGcggggacgtcgtcggccCCCTCGGCGGTGGATTCGACAAGGGTAGCTGGGAAACCAACACGCTCGTCTCGGACTTGACGACCGTCATCTGTCTAGACGACTACCATCTCAACGACCGCGCCGGACGGAAGGTTACCATGCGAACTGCCCTCGACCCGGAAGAAAACAACTTTGACCTCATGTACGAACAGGTCAAGGCACTCAAGGACGGCAAGACGGTCGAAAAGCCCATCTACAATCACGTCAACGGTACCCTCGATACACCCGAAACAATCGAACCGACTCCCATCATCATCTTTGAGGGTCTACACCCCATGCACGACAAGCGTGTCCTCGATTTGCTCGACTTCTCTCTCTACCTCGATATTTCCGACGATGTCAAGCTCAACTGGAAGGTGCAGCGTGACATGGAAGAGCGTGGTCACTCCATGGAATCGATCTTGGCCTCCATCGAAGCCCGCAAGCCCGATTTCGACGCATACATTGACCCCCAGAAGCAGCTCGCCGACCTTATCATTGAAGTTCTCCCCACTCGACTCGACCAGGACGACAAGAAGACTCTCCGTGTCCGGTGCATCCAGAAGGAAGGCGTGGAAAACTTCGACCCCTGCTTCCTCTTTGACGAGGGATCCTCGATCGAATGGACCCCCGCTCCCACCAAACTCTCCAGCCCCGCCCCCGGAATCAAGCTCGCATACTACCCCGAAGAATTCTTCGGCAAGGACGCTCAGGTCCTCGAAATGGACGGAAACTTTGACAACATCCAGGAGCTTGTCTACGTGGAATCCGCCTTGAGCAACACCAAGACCAAGTTTTACGGAGAAATGACCCAGGCCATGCTCGCCCTGGCTACCGCCCCCGGATCCAACAATGGTACCGGTCTTATGCAAACGCTCGCCGCCTTTGCTATCCGGGACATTTACGAAAAGAAGacggccgccgccaaggccaaggccGGTGTTTCTGCGGCCGCCGCCTAA
- a CDS encoding predicted protein, translating into MSVGLTQRKKGGTEVVDDEATSSSSNPPSHQSSTDDLKGMQKPSTVPRKSLKERSQIPYSMYVIYGTIFALEFYGGVYRVETLQSWWRSMATSASTCVALLGYTRDLTKTAVDGEYQDWQEYAQTGVIFSLVLSLLYVFFVAPFRAGLWTGTRARRHKIHRYMGLMYLVQYTFAWVEYFTDYDNAAKSFLPHFIALNGIIQGTSAYFSFKVLPDLIDAGYYSDKAVLSRNFVHENLFFSLMSVWGSIYYNTPVRSIMQTHLGGKLVEGIYLFFPYILVRTWFPVTRFSNTGTTYKGRSESNKRFYEIGTFTVKIFFLWAKYFCGFFINWLVYLDLVTTEQWKFLHGLFLLNLGTVSLAVFLHTLRFKKVLPAKFTFSLYLVQIYLTFTAIPLAYDMFASHPNLCALCASGILCNMTRSRKIHGLWCLASLYLLTQTDISW; encoded by the exons ATGTCCGTCGGTTTGACGCAACGAAAGAAGGGCGGCACCGAAGTCGTCGACGATGAGGCAACGTCGTCGAGTTCCAACCCACCGTCCCACCAATCGTCCACGGACGATTTGAAAGGCATGCAAAAGCCGTCGACAGTCCCGCGCAAGTCGCTCAAGGAGCGCTCTCAGATTCCTTACAGTATGTACGTTATCTACGGCACCATATTTGCGCTTGAATTCTACGGTGGTGTCTATCGCGTCGAGACGTTGCAAAGCTGGTGGCGGTCCATGGCGACCTCGGCTAGCACGTGCGTTGCACTCTTGGGTTACACGCGCGACTTGACCAAGACTGCCGTTGACGGGGAATATCAGGATTGGCAGGAATATGCACAAACGGGTGTCATCTTTTCGCTGGTCTTGTCGCTCCTCTACGTGTTCTTCGTCGCACCGTTTCGGGCCGGATTATGGACCGGAACCAGAGCCCGTCGGCACAAGATCCATCGATACATGGGGCTCATGTATCTCGTACAGTACACATTTGCTTGGGTCGAATATTTTACCGATTACGACAACGCTGCCAAAAGCTTTTTACCCCATTTCATTGCCCTCAATG GGATTATCCAAGGAACATCGGCCTACTTTTCGTTCAAGGTTCTACCCGATCTCATCGATGCTGGATACTACTCCGACAAAGCTGTGCTGTCACGTAACTTTGTTCACGAAAATCTCTTCTTTTCGCTCATGTCCGTATGGGGATCCATCTACTACAATACCCCTGTCCGATCTATTATGCAGACACACTTGGGAGGTAAGCTGGTGGAAGGAATATATCTCTTCTTTCCCTACATTCTCGTGAGGACATGGTTTCCCGTGACACGCTTCTCCAACACTGGTACAACCTACAAGGGTCGCTCCGAGAGCAACAAACGCTTCTACGAAATTGGGACCTTTACAGTCAAGATTTTCTTTCTCTGGGCCAAGTACTTTTGTGGATTCTTCATCAACTGGCTCGTCTACCTCGATCTCGTTACTACTGAACAGTGGAAATTCCTGCATGGTCTATTCTTGCTCAACCTTGGCACCGTCAGTTTGGCGGTGTTCTTACACACGCTGCGGTTCAAAAAGGTGCTTCCGGCCAAATTTACCTTTTCGTTGTACTTGGTGCAAATATATTTGACCTTCACTGCCATTCCGCTGGCTTACGACATGTTTGCCTCCCATCCGAACCTTTGCGCACTCTGTGCCTCGGGAATTCTGTGCAACATGACACGAAGCCGCAAGATTCACGGCTTGTGGTGTCTAGCCTCCCTATACCTCTTGACACAAACCGATATTTCGTGGTAG
- a CDS encoding predicted protein: AWSETPAAKFKVRGTKYLQDRIKVPSEASAFHLLCVDLVKVNQPIFTGLCSHPNERIQRALAKERETGLRILPDFVFAVNLCVPGKSYYHWVAYFGVDDIQMIKTQETPLGRVANPFFFGPSDEFRSKVFKLIPRIVEGNFVVKKAVGSKPSILGRKLKQYYIQNERFMELIVDIGSDCMAQRIVKLALGYAKTLEVDMMFLLEGVHPSMLPERILGGVRMINID; encoded by the coding sequence GCCTGGTCCGAAACCCCGGCAGCTAAATTCAAGGTTCGCGGTACTAAATATTTACAGGACCGCATTAAAGTGCCGTCCGAAGCCTCTGCGTTTCATTTGCTATGTGTTGATCTCGTGAAAGTGAATCAGCCGATTTTCACAGGACTGTGTTCACATCCGAACGAACGCATTCAAAGAGCCCTCGCAAAGGAGCGCGAAACTGGATTACGGATCTTGCCAGATTTTGTATTTGCCGTGAATTTGTGCGTTCCGGGAAAATCTTACTACCACTGGGTGGCCTATTTTGGGGTAGATGATATACAAATGATCAAAACTCAAGAAACACCCTTGGGGCGAGTGGCGAATccgtttttctttggcccGTCAGACGAGTTTCGCAGCAAGGTTTTCAAGCTTATACCTCGAATTGTAGAAGGGAACTTTGTGGTCAAGAAAGCCGTAGGTTCTAAACCGTCTATTCTGGGTCGCAAGCTGAAGCAATACTACATCCAGAACGAGCGCTTCATGGAGCTAATTGTGGATATTGGATCGGACTGTATGGCACAGCGAATCGTCAAGCTGGCGCTGGGGTATGCCAAGACGTTGGAAGTTGACATGATGTTTTTATTAGAAGGGGTGCATCCGTCGATGCTACCCGAGCGGATTTTAGGAGGAGTTCGGATGATCAATATTGAT